From Paenibacillus sp. V4I7, one genomic window encodes:
- a CDS encoding amino acid ABC transporter permease, with protein MTNERLERIIGILSDSFFPIIKAGLMYTVPLTLITFALGLSLAFITALARLSDFAILRAIARCYVWVFRGTPLLVQLFILFYGFPSLGITLDPFPTAIIGFTLNKGAYSSEIIRAAILSIPKGQSEAAYSINMTKWQAMRRIILPQAVRVAIPPLGNSFISLIKDTSLAATITVTEMFQKGQQIAAVTYEPLWLYIEVAFVYLVFSTVLSYFQAKLEIHYERNIAK; from the coding sequence ATGACAAATGAACGTCTTGAGCGAATAATAGGGATCCTGTCCGATTCCTTCTTTCCTATTATAAAGGCGGGGCTTATGTACACAGTTCCGCTTACTTTAATCACATTTGCACTAGGACTTAGCTTGGCATTCATCACGGCGCTTGCTCGCTTATCGGATTTTGCCATACTACGGGCGATAGCGAGATGCTATGTTTGGGTTTTCCGCGGCACGCCATTGCTTGTCCAGTTGTTTATTCTTTTTTATGGTTTTCCAAGTTTGGGAATAACACTGGATCCTTTTCCGACAGCTATTATCGGGTTTACGTTAAATAAAGGAGCTTATAGCTCTGAAATTATTCGCGCCGCGATATTGTCGATTCCAAAAGGCCAAAGTGAAGCAGCTTATTCGATTAATATGACGAAATGGCAGGCGATGAGGCGCATCATTTTACCCCAGGCTGTGCGCGTCGCTATTCCTCCATTAGGAAATTCCTTCATAAGTTTAATCAAAGACACATCTTTGGCCGCCACGATTACGGTTACGGAAATGTTTCAGAAAGGGCAGCAGATTGCGGCTGTTACCTATGAGCCATTATGGCTTTATATCGAGGTGGCCTTCGTTTATTTAGTTTTCAGTACCGTTCTTTCCTATTTCCAAGCCAAACTTGAGATCCACTATGAACGAAACATTGCCAAGTAA
- a CDS encoding amino acid ABC transporter ATP-binding protein: MIRMEGIHKHFHDLHVLNHIDLDVEKGSTTVVIGPSGSGKTTLLRCLKLLDFPDQGSLSIAKATMTFSSEVKLNKTDIRSIRKHTGMVFQNYNLFPHLTVLQNIMEGPVIVLKQSPKTAKDKALSILDKVGLRDRADHYPHQLSGGQQQRVGIARAMAMNPEVLLFDEPTSALDPELVGEVLKVMKDLAFEGMTMVIVTHEMGFAKEVADQVVFMDQGAIVERGTPTDIFDTSTNERTMQFLRKVNRKTD; encoded by the coding sequence ATGATTCGAATGGAAGGTATACATAAACATTTTCATGACCTCCACGTCTTGAACCATATTGATTTGGATGTTGAAAAAGGGAGCACGACCGTTGTTATCGGACCTTCCGGTTCCGGCAAAACGACCCTATTGAGATGTCTTAAATTATTGGACTTTCCAGATCAGGGGTCCCTCTCGATTGCCAAAGCGACGATGACATTCTCAAGTGAAGTCAAACTGAATAAGACTGACATTCGTTCCATCCGTAAACACACCGGTATGGTGTTCCAGAACTACAACTTATTTCCCCATTTAACTGTCTTGCAAAATATTATGGAAGGTCCTGTTATTGTCCTTAAACAATCTCCGAAAACCGCTAAAGATAAGGCTTTATCCATCTTAGATAAGGTTGGACTTCGGGATCGTGCCGATCATTATCCTCATCAGCTGTCTGGTGGACAACAACAACGGGTAGGGATTGCTCGGGCCATGGCGATGAATCCTGAGGTGCTATTATTCGATGAACCCACGTCTGCGCTTGATCCGGAATTGGTAGGTGAAGTGCTAAAGGTGATGAAGGATCTAGCTTTCGAAGGAATGACGATGGTCATTGTGACACATGAGATGGGCTTCGCCAAAGAAGTGGCGGACCAGGTTGTCTTTATGGATCAAGGGGCGATTGTGGAGAGAGGAACGCCAACCGATATTTTTGATACTTCAACGAATGAGCGGACCATGCAATTCTTGAGAAAAGTGAATCGGAAAACAGATTAA
- a CDS encoding bifunctional diguanylate cyclase/phosphodiesterase: MINPANRLLDVKTLLSMMDNMEDSIYIMSVDGSDIKYYYVNHAATKFSGITMDAVGLTFFDTNSSQMANYLHKKYTRVVTERRTIKYEDGVVLPNGMLSGESILTPIFNESGDMEFIVTVTRDITERKKQENMLYHYAYHDDLSKLYNRRFLLEHVHNPANIYLLDLDYFKNINDIFGHDVGDTVLVEVANRLVEKFGADYILVRLGGDEFVVVAMGELGPAEETADQINQLFVAPFTVNDHPMKLSVSIGVAQSVNSETIQTLLKQADIALYKAKGAGRKRFHIFEASSKYDHVENFIHELALSSAVEKEELHLHYQLIYNPVREEVIGAEALLRWNSANMGMIQPSDFIPVAEETGLIIPIGYWIIRQACKDWHLLKADYGPQFKISVNISRIQLNEHLFVDQMLQILEDEYVDPRVVELEITESTTIHSMEDVQQTLRRLRAEGFTIALDDFGTGYSSLSMLTLLPIDKLKIDRSFIWEMNVSLISAILAMANALNLQVIAEGIETYEQYRMLKEMNCWGVQGYYINKPAQFDLLPKQIVARK, encoded by the coding sequence ATGATAAATCCTGCGAATAGATTACTTGATGTTAAGACACTCCTAAGCATGATGGATAATATGGAAGACTCGATTTACATCATGAGCGTTGATGGATCTGATATCAAATACTATTATGTAAATCATGCTGCTACGAAATTCAGTGGAATAACGATGGATGCTGTCGGACTAACATTTTTTGATACAAACTCAAGCCAGATGGCGAACTATTTACATAAGAAATATACGAGAGTGGTTACCGAACGGCGAACCATTAAGTATGAGGATGGCGTTGTTCTACCCAATGGTATGTTAAGCGGAGAAAGTATACTTACGCCTATTTTCAATGAAAGCGGTGACATGGAGTTCATCGTTACTGTTACTCGTGATATTACCGAACGTAAAAAACAAGAAAATATGCTTTATCATTACGCCTATCATGACGATCTTAGCAAGCTTTATAATCGAAGATTCCTGCTTGAGCATGTGCATAATCCAGCGAACATTTATTTGCTTGATTTGGACTATTTCAAAAACATAAATGATATTTTCGGACATGATGTAGGTGATACTGTACTTGTAGAGGTCGCTAACCGTCTTGTTGAGAAATTTGGTGCGGATTATATCCTTGTAAGATTAGGTGGAGATGAATTTGTCGTCGTAGCAATGGGGGAACTTGGACCAGCTGAGGAGACTGCCGACCAAATTAATCAACTTTTTGTGGCTCCCTTTACGGTAAATGATCATCCGATGAAGTTAAGCGTAAGTATTGGTGTGGCTCAAAGTGTAAATAGTGAAACCATCCAAACCCTCTTAAAGCAAGCGGATATTGCCTTGTATAAGGCCAAAGGAGCGGGAAGAAAAAGATTTCATATTTTCGAAGCTTCATCTAAATACGATCATGTTGAGAATTTCATTCATGAGCTTGCTCTCTCAAGTGCGGTTGAAAAAGAAGAATTACATTTACATTATCAGCTTATTTACAATCCGGTTCGGGAGGAAGTCATTGGAGCCGAGGCTCTACTAAGATGGAACTCAGCCAACATGGGAATGATCCAACCCAGTGACTTTATTCCGGTCGCCGAGGAAACGGGATTGATTATTCCGATTGGATACTGGATCATCAGGCAAGCTTGTAAGGATTGGCATCTTTTAAAAGCCGATTATGGTCCTCAATTTAAAATTTCGGTCAACATTTCAAGGATTCAACTAAACGAACACCTTTTCGTTGATCAAATGCTTCAAATATTGGAAGATGAGTATGTAGACCCACGTGTAGTGGAATTAGAAATAACGGAAAGCACGACGATTCACTCGATGGAAGATGTCCAACAAACGTTGCGTAGATTGCGCGCTGAAGGATTTACCATCGCCTTAGATGATTTCGGAACCGGTTATTCCTCGTTAAGCATGTTAACCTTACTTCCGATAGATAAGTTGAAGATTGACAGGTCTTTCATTTGGGAAATGAATGTCTCTCTAATTTCAGCCATTTTAGCCATGGCCAATGCACTGAACCTGCAAGTAATCGCAGAGGGCATCGAGACGTATGAACAATATAGGATGTTAAAGGAAATGAACTGTTGGGGAGTACAAGGTTATTATATCAACAAGCCAGCCCAATTTGACTTATTACCCAAACAGATTGTTGCTAGAAAGTAG
- a CDS encoding DeoR/GlpR family DNA-binding transcription regulator — MDFLYVGLGILLLFFLLYSYHLVIKQFQTYVHMTTRAATTNEGWCVMLSEVRHSKIIESLNQMGSIKVSELSKAYQVTEKTIREDLEKLEAAGILKRVHGGAVLVESSHSMLPIHKRRIRQQGEKEQIAAEAYKWIEDGQIILLDGGSTTLELAKLIQNRVLTVITNDTKIASTLAESNGIELCILGGYRRKGTFTIIGPSAIQMVDELNVDIAFLGCTGIDLERGISVFHRDEAELKKRMIKSAKKVILLTDHTKFEQTALISFASAKEIHLLITDSLTDDHLVQRYTDIGLEVIRAI; from the coding sequence ATGGACTTTCTTTATGTAGGCTTGGGTATATTATTGCTGTTTTTTTTGTTATACTCTTATCATTTAGTAATCAAACAATTTCAAACATATGTGCACATGACAACCCGTGCAGCGACAACGAATGAAGGCTGGTGCGTAATGTTATCAGAGGTTAGACATTCCAAGATCATTGAATCATTAAATCAGATGGGGTCCATTAAGGTTTCGGAGCTTAGTAAAGCTTATCAGGTTACGGAGAAAACCATTCGCGAGGATTTAGAGAAATTAGAGGCTGCCGGTATTCTAAAAAGAGTACACGGAGGAGCTGTTCTCGTCGAAAGCTCCCATTCCATGCTGCCCATTCATAAAAGAAGAATCAGACAGCAGGGTGAGAAAGAGCAAATTGCCGCAGAAGCTTACAAATGGATCGAGGACGGGCAAATTATTTTGTTGGACGGAGGCTCAACGACTCTTGAGCTAGCAAAGCTCATTCAAAATCGTGTGCTGACGGTCATTACAAATGACACCAAAATTGCGTCTACTTTAGCCGAAAGCAACGGAATTGAATTGTGCATATTAGGCGGATATCGCCGCAAAGGCACTTTTACGATTATCGGGCCCAGTGCGATTCAAATGGTCGATGAATTAAATGTAGACATCGCCTTCTTGGGATGTACAGGCATTGATTTGGAACGGGGAATCTCCGTTTTCCATAGAGACGAGGCTGAGCTCAAAAAAAGAATGATCAAATCGGCCAAAAAAGTGATTCTCTTGACGGATCATACAAAATTCGAACAAACGGCACTCATTTCGTTTGCCTCTGCCAAAGAGATCCATCTATTGATTACTGATTCTCTAACGGATGATCATTTGGTACAGAGGTATACAGACATCGGGCTTGAAGTGATACGAGCTATTTGA
- a CDS encoding MFS transporter, whose translation MLKLTHRIVQGNEEMLLLSAMNKLTAIKLPFWVMFMNTFSMAVGFYIMIPLLASYLLHDLLLTVTMVGFISAIRSFSQQGLSVFCGTLADRLGYKRTILIGLFIRTFGFGLFGFVDHIPGLILACFFSGLGAAIFQPASYAYYAALSTPQNRITVYSIREMLSNLGFVAGPILGAFLMGFHFQYVSITATLIFVFSFLLSLFFLPQIKTEQSKADYEGMLPQLKKVLQNRSFLRFMVFTLISWSLVAQLYIAVPFRVNQIASGANIGFIYSCGAIVMVLLQVPFSKFSQTKMQPFGVLSLGTLLISAGLFTIGMSGSMLGIYAGVISFMLGQVFWQPMMNTMVSDFAGTGSIASYFGFNSFALSIGAMIGNVGGGYLYDLGSMLGWGSLPWFSFFIIGLVNIWFMLKEQRSPSVQQV comes from the coding sequence TTGTTAAAATTGACACATCGCATCGTACAAGGAAATGAGGAAATGCTCTTGTTATCAGCTATGAATAAGCTAACCGCTATTAAACTTCCTTTTTGGGTTATGTTTATGAATACATTCAGTATGGCTGTCGGGTTTTATATAATGATTCCGCTGCTTGCTTCGTATTTACTGCACGATCTACTGTTAACTGTCACGATGGTTGGCTTCATATCGGCTATCCGCAGCTTCAGTCAACAAGGGTTGTCTGTTTTCTGCGGTACATTGGCCGACAGACTTGGGTATAAGCGAACGATATTGATTGGCTTGTTTATCCGTACCTTCGGTTTCGGACTTTTCGGATTCGTGGATCATATCCCGGGTTTAATCCTAGCATGCTTCTTCTCGGGATTAGGCGCAGCTATATTTCAACCAGCCAGTTATGCCTATTACGCAGCGCTTTCAACACCGCAAAACCGGATTACGGTTTACTCGATACGTGAAATGTTAAGTAATCTGGGATTTGTGGCGGGTCCGATACTGGGCGCTTTTTTAATGGGCTTTCATTTTCAATATGTTAGTATTACGGCCACGCTAATTTTTGTGTTTTCGTTCTTGTTAAGTCTTTTTTTCTTGCCGCAGATTAAAACTGAACAATCAAAAGCCGATTACGAAGGTATGCTGCCACAGCTTAAAAAAGTGCTGCAGAACCGCAGCTTTCTACGATTCATGGTGTTTACTTTGATATCCTGGTCGCTCGTAGCACAGCTGTACATTGCCGTTCCATTTCGAGTGAATCAGATTGCTTCAGGAGCCAATATTGGATTCATTTATAGCTGTGGAGCCATCGTAATGGTACTTCTGCAGGTTCCGTTTTCTAAATTCAGTCAGACTAAAATGCAGCCCTTTGGCGTGCTATCACTAGGTACGTTACTCATTTCGGCGGGGCTGTTCACCATCGGGATGTCGGGCTCGATGTTGGGGATTTATGCAGGGGTCATTTCATTCATGCTCGGGCAAGTGTTTTGGCAGCCAATGATGAATACAATGGTGTCTGATTTCGCTGGGACAGGCAGTATAGCCAGTTATTTTGGTTTTAATAGTTTTGCATTATCCATCGGCGCTATGATTGGTAATGTAGGCGGGGGTTATTTGTACGACTTGGGGAGCATGCTCGGTTGGGGTTCTCTACCTTGGTTTAGCTTCTTTATAATTGGGCTAGTAAATATTTGGTTTATGCTTAAAGAACAAAGGTCTCCTAGCGTCCAACAGGTTTAA
- a CDS encoding Gfo/Idh/MocA family protein has protein sequence MSINKLRIGVIGAGSISDMHFESYAKQADAELVAVCDLNRQRAEDKAAKYNVEHIYTDYRELLDNPEVDAVSICTWNNTHAEISIAALRAGKHVLVEKPLCKTVEEAERIQDAVRETGKILQVGFVRRYDTNAQLVKRFIDNGDLGELYYAKASCLRRLGNPGGWFADSERSGGGPLIDIGVHVIDLCWYLMGRPKPVSVSGHTYNKLGNRANVRNLSFYKAADYNVDLNTVEDMANALIRFENGASLMVDVSFTLHAKKDEIAVKLYGDKGGVELEPELVLVTEMLDTILNVTPQTDNKSIHITEAFNQEIGHFLTCCRTGNSPISPVEDGLTMMKILCGIYESAAKGQEIRL, from the coding sequence ATGAGCATAAACAAATTGAGAATTGGTGTAATCGGAGCAGGGTCGATATCCGATATGCACTTTGAGTCCTATGCAAAGCAAGCAGACGCAGAATTGGTTGCCGTATGTGATCTGAATCGTCAAAGAGCGGAGGATAAAGCCGCCAAGTATAATGTTGAACATATTTACACCGATTATCGGGAGCTTCTGGACAATCCAGAAGTGGATGCTGTAAGTATTTGTACATGGAATAATACACATGCAGAGATTAGCATTGCAGCTTTGCGTGCTGGCAAGCATGTTCTAGTAGAGAAACCACTTTGCAAAACAGTGGAAGAGGCTGAGCGCATTCAAGACGCCGTTCGTGAAACAGGGAAAATTCTGCAGGTCGGTTTTGTACGAAGATATGATACCAATGCTCAGCTCGTTAAGCGCTTTATCGATAATGGCGATTTGGGAGAATTGTACTATGCCAAAGCTTCGTGTCTTCGTCGATTAGGTAATCCAGGAGGTTGGTTTGCTGATTCAGAACGTTCTGGCGGCGGACCTTTAATCGATATTGGTGTACATGTGATTGACTTATGCTGGTACTTAATGGGTAGACCAAAGCCTGTATCGGTTAGTGGTCATACGTATAATAAGCTCGGGAATCGGGCGAATGTACGCAATCTTTCCTTTTACAAAGCAGCTGATTACAATGTTGATTTGAATACGGTTGAAGATATGGCCAATGCCTTAATTCGGTTTGAAAATGGGGCTTCCTTAATGGTTGATGTTAGCTTTACTCTTCATGCCAAAAAGGATGAAATCGCAGTCAAGCTGTACGGAGATAAAGGCGGAGTGGAATTGGAGCCTGAGCTTGTCCTCGTTACGGAAATGCTGGATACCATTTTGAATGTAACGCCACAGACAGATAACAAATCTATCCATATAACAGAAGCCTTTAATCAGGAGATCGGTCATTTTCTAACTTGTTGTCGAACGGGGAATTCACCGATTAGTCCTGTAGAGGATGGGCTTACTATGATGAAAATTCTTTGTGGTATTTATGAATCAGCTGCCAAAGGTCAGGAAATCAGATTATAG
- a CDS encoding sugar phosphate isomerase/epimerase: MKVGVSTYSLFQALKSGEMDIMGVIDWIADQGGEHVEIVPLGYDLTGNLELADEIRLKAQSRGIEISNYAIGANFLTDSQEAYEQEIKRVKGEVDLAARLGVQRMRHDVAQSEDRSIANFNKELERMAEACRQIADYASQYGIITSVENHGYFVQHSDRVQTLIQAVDRPNFRTTLDVGNFMCVDEDPVAAVKNNLLFASMVHVKDFYLRPSYQNPGKGWFQTLQGNHLRGAIVGHGDIDMKEVLRVIKSSGYDGFISLEFEGMEECKMGTMIGLQNIRRLWDDVE; the protein is encoded by the coding sequence ATGAAGGTTGGCGTTAGTACGTATAGTTTATTTCAAGCTCTGAAGTCTGGAGAAATGGACATTATGGGTGTTATTGACTGGATTGCCGATCAAGGTGGCGAACATGTTGAGATTGTACCCCTTGGCTATGATTTAACTGGTAATTTGGAGCTTGCAGATGAGATTCGCCTTAAGGCGCAGTCTCGCGGCATCGAAATATCTAATTATGCGATTGGAGCAAACTTTCTAACTGATTCTCAAGAGGCCTATGAACAGGAAATTAAACGGGTCAAAGGGGAAGTCGATCTCGCTGCAAGGCTTGGTGTACAAAGAATGCGCCATGATGTCGCACAAAGTGAGGATCGTTCTATTGCGAACTTTAACAAAGAACTTGAACGCATGGCGGAGGCTTGTCGGCAAATTGCTGACTATGCTTCGCAATATGGCATCATAACGAGCGTTGAGAATCACGGCTACTTCGTGCAGCATAGCGACCGCGTTCAAACGTTAATTCAAGCCGTAGACCGTCCCAATTTCCGCACAACGCTAGATGTAGGCAATTTCATGTGTGTAGATGAAGATCCCGTTGCTGCGGTGAAAAATAATCTGCTCTTCGCTTCGATGGTCCATGTGAAAGATTTTTACCTTCGTCCCTCGTATCAAAATCCAGGCAAGGGTTGGTTTCAGACCCTGCAAGGTAATCATTTGCGCGGCGCTATTGTGGGCCATGGTGATATTGATATGAAAGAAGTATTGCGCGTTATTAAAAGCTCCGGCTATGACGGATTCATTTCCTTGGAATTCGAAGGCATGGAGGAATGCAAGATGGGTACGATGATTGGGTTGCAAAATATTAGAAGGCTATGGGATGATGTGGAATAG
- a CDS encoding sugar phosphate isomerase/epimerase, whose translation MGNPIGIMVDSLRLGLRDGLKKAKELGADGVQIYAVSGEMDPANLSPLARKELKAYIESLGLSISALCGDLGGHGFQDQSVNADKVEKSKRILDLAVELGTKVVTTHIGVVPEQANGPIYETMQHACEELGVYASSLGAYFAVETGPETAVHLKSFLDTLSTKGVSVNFDPANMVMVTGDDPVQGVITLKDYIVHTHVKDGIRLRQADPREVYGSLGYQPMSHEQIAEAATSGPYYRELALGEGHVDFGRYFQALRDIGYTGYLTIEREVGEKPEVDIVNAIAFIKKYQ comes from the coding sequence ATGGGAAATCCGATTGGCATTATGGTTGACAGTCTGCGTCTAGGTTTGCGCGATGGTTTGAAGAAAGCCAAAGAGCTCGGTGCAGACGGTGTGCAAATATATGCAGTTTCAGGTGAGATGGACCCAGCGAACTTATCACCTCTAGCGCGTAAGGAATTGAAAGCTTACATCGAGTCACTGGGACTTAGCATCTCTGCTTTGTGTGGGGATTTGGGTGGTCATGGCTTCCAAGATCAGTCCGTGAATGCAGACAAAGTTGAAAAATCAAAGCGTATTTTAGACCTTGCGGTTGAGCTGGGTACCAAGGTCGTAACCACTCACATCGGTGTCGTGCCCGAGCAGGCCAATGGCCCTATCTATGAAACGATGCAGCATGCATGTGAGGAATTAGGCGTGTATGCAAGCAGCTTAGGCGCTTACTTTGCTGTGGAAACCGGTCCAGAAACGGCTGTTCACTTGAAAAGCTTTCTAGATACGTTGTCCACCAAAGGTGTTTCCGTTAACTTTGATCCAGCGAATATGGTGATGGTGACTGGTGATGATCCTGTTCAAGGGGTTATCACGCTGAAAGATTATATTGTCCACACGCATGTGAAGGACGGTATCCGTCTGCGTCAGGCAGACCCACGTGAAGTCTACGGTTCACTGGGTTATCAACCGATGAGTCACGAGCAAATCGCAGAGGCGGCGACATCAGGACCTTACTATCGAGAGCTTGCTCTAGGTGAAGGTCATGTCGATTTCGGTCGCTACTTTCAAGCGCTTCGTGACATTGGATACACGGGCTATTTGACCATTGAGCGTGAAGTCGGGGAAAAGCCTGAGGTAGACATCGTGAACGCGATTGCGTTTATTAAGAAATATCAGTAG
- a CDS encoding ATP-binding protein — translation MRKMFSGESKVFYLYRYISLAGTSLVYAIEDRGPPLSLKIGIILVLFIFAKWITDMYTQSGQASRTIKITVGLEMTGMMILHLLSGGMDSPFLWCVFNPAWMAASYLSSVYCWFMMLSYFLFVTAFSYFFANDQTQSLATMLLNENRFYLMLLFMTLSIQLLAGVKSRLEIANARTTETMEHMKSLYQIVEAATHSESENLKIIFAEFALKLTKLKMSFFWDVNGSGNGGHDHLITQGITPVGVEASLSTAIEIHAAELRQLDSCMVMSLPEHGDFLVIPIKSSTRFWGVMGVKVERSSYEEGRHWFVKQLYFLSELCAVILERHQLERIENQLMIIEEQNRIADEMHDSVSQYIFGIVYAVHSLSRKWKDISTDQIKEQLQIIQESSVAASQELRSTIYSLSSRKNGGAFWITTVKSHLDSLSKLHAVKVTLNVTGDDHGLQVNYQKALFRIISEATGNAIRHGRSSHIKVDLSMKSDEVKLSVLDNGSGFSVTERLSDPKVSGLGVNNMELLVQSFGGTINIQSTKGKGTHIQVTLPSGHQDKKELNEIQMMG, via the coding sequence ATGAGGAAGATGTTCTCTGGTGAAAGTAAAGTCTTTTACTTGTACCGGTATATTTCGCTTGCAGGAACTTCGTTAGTGTATGCCATTGAGGATCGTGGGCCCCCTTTAAGTTTAAAAATTGGCATCATCTTGGTGCTATTCATCTTTGCCAAGTGGATTACGGACATGTATACCCAAAGTGGCCAAGCCTCTCGCACAATTAAAATTACCGTAGGCTTGGAAATGACCGGGATGATGATCCTGCATCTTCTAAGCGGCGGTATGGACAGTCCATTCCTTTGGTGCGTATTCAATCCCGCATGGATGGCTGCCAGCTACCTCTCCTCGGTTTACTGCTGGTTTATGATGCTGAGTTACTTCTTATTCGTCACCGCATTTTCCTACTTTTTTGCCAATGACCAGACGCAATCGCTAGCCACTATGTTACTAAATGAAAACCGCTTTTACCTGATGCTATTATTCATGACCCTCTCGATTCAACTATTAGCCGGCGTCAAAAGTAGGCTTGAGATTGCGAACGCTCGAACCACGGAGACGATGGAGCATATGAAGTCGCTGTATCAAATCGTGGAAGCAGCTACGCATAGCGAATCGGAGAATTTGAAAATCATTTTTGCGGAATTTGCTCTAAAGCTGACCAAGCTAAAGATGTCCTTCTTCTGGGATGTCAATGGGAGTGGGAATGGGGGGCACGATCATCTTATTACCCAGGGTATCACGCCCGTTGGCGTAGAAGCTTCCCTGTCTACAGCTATTGAAATTCATGCAGCCGAACTAAGACAGTTAGACAGCTGTATGGTGATGAGTCTTCCTGAGCATGGTGATTTTCTTGTGATTCCCATCAAGTCGTCGACCCGATTCTGGGGAGTGATGGGAGTTAAGGTTGAGCGCTCCAGCTATGAGGAAGGCAGACATTGGTTCGTAAAGCAGCTGTACTTTCTTTCTGAGCTTTGTGCCGTCATTTTGGAGAGGCACCAGCTCGAGCGTATTGAGAACCAGCTAATGATTATCGAGGAGCAGAATCGGATTGCCGATGAGATGCACGACAGCGTCTCTCAGTACATTTTCGGAATTGTGTATGCTGTACATTCGCTAAGTCGTAAATGGAAAGACATTTCAACCGATCAGATTAAGGAGCAGTTGCAAATTATCCAAGAGTCATCTGTAGCAGCATCTCAAGAGTTACGTTCAACCATATATAGTCTTAGCTCTCGCAAAAATGGCGGTGCTTTTTGGATCACTACCGTCAAATCTCATCTGGATAGCTTATCCAAGCTGCACGCTGTGAAGGTAACCTTAAACGTTACAGGAGATGATCATGGTCTACAGGTCAATTATCAAAAGGCTTTGTTCAGAATCATATCGGAAGCAACGGGAAACGCCATTCGTCATGGACGAAGCAGTCACATTAAAGTAGACCTCAGTATGAAGTCAGATGAGGTGAAGCTCTCGGTCTTGGATAATGGAAGTGGATTTAGTGTAACAGAACGTCTGTCTGATCCTAAGGTATCCGGGCTTGGCGTGAACAACATGGAGCTGCTTGTTCAGTCTTTTGGCGGAACGATTAACATTCAGAGCACGAAAGGTAAAGGCACACATATTCAAGTGACCCTCCCATCCGGGCATCAGGATAAAAAGGAGCTAAATGAAATTCAGATGATGGGCTAA
- a CDS encoding response regulator transcription factor, whose product MKAIPILTKAGGTLKVVIVDDHPLVRKGLSAVLKLEANIEISGESETVEHALELIKETKPDLAIVDLKLGNRSGLEVVEMIKDSPCRSIILTSSTMEQDVRRAEAVGADGYVLKEALPEELLLAIKLIFKGKKYYDPGLMEMLFKKEEEDSFSKLTPKEREVLIGLGEGLSNQGMAKKLMVTEFTVKKHVSQILNKLCVNDRTQAALLAQSKGLVSNFQ is encoded by the coding sequence ATGAAAGCTATTCCCATTCTAACGAAAGCAGGTGGTACTTTGAAAGTTGTTATCGTAGATGATCATCCGTTGGTGCGAAAAGGATTGTCAGCTGTGCTAAAGCTTGAAGCTAACATCGAAATTTCTGGTGAATCGGAAACGGTGGAGCACGCGTTGGAGTTAATCAAGGAAACGAAACCGGATCTGGCTATCGTGGATCTAAAGCTGGGGAATCGTTCTGGACTCGAAGTGGTTGAGATGATTAAAGATTCGCCATGCCGAAGTATCATTCTGACTTCATCGACCATGGAGCAGGATGTAAGAAGGGCAGAGGCTGTGGGTGCGGATGGTTATGTACTCAAAGAAGCGCTGCCAGAAGAATTGCTGCTTGCCATTAAATTGATTTTCAAAGGGAAAAAGTATTACGATCCAGGTTTAATGGAAATGTTGTTCAAGAAAGAGGAAGAAGACAGCTTCAGTAAGCTTACGCCGAAGGAGCGGGAAGTGTTAATTGGTCTTGGAGAGGGTTTGTCCAATCAAGGAATGGCCAAGAAACTGATGGTAACCGAGTTCACAGTCAAGAAGCATGTTAGCCAAATTCTAAACAAACTATGCGTCAACGATCGTACGCAAGCGGCTTTGTTAGCGCAATCCAAAGGACTAGTCAGCAATTTTCAGTAA